A genome region from Chryseobacterium indicum includes the following:
- a CDS encoding helix-turn-helix domain-containing protein — translation MEKIIKKIAEIRNRKGFSYENMAHDLDLSTSAYRKIETGETKLTVERLVDISKILETPLNDLLETDSQKNFNQENKDNAHGFQGFNDNIFNEYSEVSKKLIEVYEQQIKDLKAEIEALKSK, via the coding sequence ATGGAAAAGATTATCAAAAAAATAGCTGAGATCCGCAACAGAAAAGGGTTTTCTTATGAAAACATGGCTCATGATCTTGATTTGAGTACTTCAGCCTACCGTAAAATAGAAACCGGAGAGACAAAACTAACCGTTGAAAGACTTGTTGATATTTCTAAGATCTTGGAAACTCCATTGAATGATTTGCTGGAAACTGATTCGCAAAAAAATTTTAACCAGGAAAATAAAGATAATGCACACGGATTCCAAGGATTCAATGATAATATTTTTAATGAATATTCTGAAGTATCAAAAAAATTAATTGAAGTTTATGAACAACAGATCAAGGATCTGAAAGCTGAGATTGAGGCATTGAAAAGTAAGTAG